A segment of the Candidatus Synechococcus calcipolaris G9 genome:
TGCGGATCATCTCCAGAAAAACCTTAGTTGCCTTTTTGGAACAACACCCAAACTATAATATTGCGATTAAGTCTGAAGCTGGCTATGACGCAGCCCTTGAGCAAATTGCCGTGCTGATGGACGCAAGGGCTGGGACTCCTGAAGCCGATGCCCTGGATGTCTTGGCTACATTGGTTGAGAATTATGAAAATCAGCACTACCCGATTGGCCTGCCTGACCCGATCTCAGGCATTCGCTTCCGTATGGAACAACAGGAGTTGAGTCAGGGCGATCTGATTCCCTTTATTGGTAGCCGTTCAAAAGTATCTGAAGTTCTTTCTGGTAAACGTTCTCTGAGCCTTCAGATGATTCGGAACTTGCACCAGGGACTAGGCATTTCCGCCGAAGTTTTGCTACAGGAATCAGGTGCAGGGAATGGGCGGTAGCCCTCTCCGTTTGGGTGGGCCCGGTGGTGAACACTTTGGACTTGGCGGTGGTGGGGCATCCCCGATGGTAGCCGATGCCTGGGGGGTAGCCATGGGGCTACGTTGTGATTGGGGTATTGATGGGGCAGTCCTGGGGTAGTGGCGATCGCTGGGGGTGAAAAATACCCTTATAAGCGGATCGAGTTCTGAATGGCTAGAATCCTTTGATAGAGAGACTTTCACCCTTATAAGCAATGGGGTTGATGGGGCGATCTCTAGTCCCGCTAGGGGGTGGATAGAGGGTAGACTGGGGAACGCTTTTCCCCAGTTGTCGGTATTCCCCGCAGGTTCAGCGATGGAAAATGGAAAAAGCCCTAACCGTAAAGAGCTAGGGCTTTATAATTGCTTTATAATTTTTGAAAATTTATTTTCCAAAGCAGATTCGGCTCTGTTTAACGTATCGGAGAAATTTTGATGATCGCCTCAGTTGCACTCAAGCCTAAACCCATCCCATCGGAGCAGCAGTACATTGTTTTGCAAGGGGTGAGTTGGGCAACTTATCAGAATTTAGTCAGAGAAATTATCCATGAACAACGCGCCCGGATCACCTATGACCAAGGACAGTTAGAAATTATGGTGCCATTGCCTGAGCATGAATCCTATAAACGTCTTTTTGGGCGAATGATTGAAACCACCACCGAGGAACTGGGCCTAGAAATTCGCAGTTTTGGTTCATGTACCTGGGGCCGAGCGGATTTACAACGGGGGATCGAGGCCGATGAAAGCTATTACATTCAACAGGAAAAAAGTGTCCGTGGCCGGATCAATTTAGATTTAAGTACCGATCCTGCGCCTGACTTGGTGATTGAAATTGATATTACGAGCAGTTCTCTCAACCGGATGGGGATTTATGCAAGGTTGGGTGTGGGAGAAGTCTGGCGATTTGATGGGAGTCAATTACGGTTTTATATCTTGCAGGAGGGCAGCTACACCGAGGTTGAAGTTTCACAGGTTCTTCCACTCCTCCAACGGGCTGATGTTCTCGCAATGATCCAAAAAGCCCAAGAAACGGGGGAAACAACCTGGATTAAGGCCGTGCGGGAGTGGATCAGAACTTTAATTTAATTTAATTCAAGAAAAGGGAGGATTAACGATATGAAACTCTTAGATATTGTGGCTTTAGTTCAAGACTTTCCTGAACTGGGGTTA
Coding sequences within it:
- a CDS encoding helix-turn-helix domain-containing protein, with the translated sequence MRIISRKTLVAFLEQHPNYNIAIKSEAGYDAALEQIAVLMDARAGTPEADALDVLATLVENYENQHYPIGLPDPISGIRFRMEQQELSQGDLIPFIGSRSKVSEVLSGKRSLSLQMIRNLHQGLGISAEVLLQESGAGNGR
- a CDS encoding Uma2 family endonuclease; translation: MIASVALKPKPIPSEQQYIVLQGVSWATYQNLVREIIHEQRARITYDQGQLEIMVPLPEHESYKRLFGRMIETTTEELGLEIRSFGSCTWGRADLQRGIEADESYYIQQEKSVRGRINLDLSTDPAPDLVIEIDITSSSLNRMGIYARLGVGEVWRFDGSQLRFYILQEGSYTEVEVSQVLPLLQRADVLAMIQKAQETGETTWIKAVREWIRTLI